Proteins co-encoded in one Prunus persica cultivar Lovell chromosome G6, Prunus_persica_NCBIv2, whole genome shotgun sequence genomic window:
- the LOC18772906 gene encoding scarecrow-like protein 30, which produces MDTFLDEIPSSMNKFIFDQGSVPAYSDQNIVTEFEADHDFTDPSFFLVNPDPSSDFSSLSGFSSEVDSPDSQSSNAILKYISEMLMEEELENKPCMLQDCLALQAAEKSLHDVLVQEYPSSANSLLTSVYQNVENPDEGSNHSSNGSVAASNWVGSDWDCVQDVFQSSHIQISATESPAYTLLVPNREGQIIDVESSSSFPIEPRELAKDVSFNSVQDGSSSPSGSRSKKNRQREDDDDLDEGRSNKQSAVYADESELPELFDKVLLCQGEKQESQSCSPQESEHKEGSGKLQLNRKSRGSKGKNTRKKKPDDNTGGVDLWTLLTQCAQAVASYDIRTANEQLRQIRQHSSPYGDGTQRLAHYLANGLELRLAAGVPLNPKMSAADLLRAYQTYITACPFHKMSNFYANRTIAKLAEKATRLHIIDFGVLYGYQWPCLIQGLSNRHGGPPTLRITGVEFPQPGFRPSERVEATGRRLANYCERFKVPFEYNVIAKNWETIQYEDIKIDRDELIVVNCLYRLKNLPDETVTDSPRDTVLKLIRRINPDIFIHGVVNGSYNAPFFDTRFREALFHFSSLFDMFEETLPREDQQRLLFEKEVFGRDVINVIACEGSRRFERPETYKQWQFRNKRAGFRQLPLDQEILKKVRSMVTSEYHKDFVVDEDGMWVLQGWKGRIIHAISYWKPV; this is translated from the coding sequence ATGGATACCTTTCTGGATGAAATTCCCAGTTCCATGAACAAATTCATATTTGATCAAGGCTCTGTCCCGGCCTATTCGGATCAGAATATTGTTACTGAGTTTGAAGCCGATCATGATTTCACAGATCCCAGTTTCTTTCTAGTCAATCCAGACCCTTCTAGTGATTTCTCCTCATTGTCGGGCTTCAGCTCAGAGGTGGATTCTCCAGACAGTCAATCCTCCAATGCTATTCTCAAGTACATAAGTGAGATGCTTATGGAGGAAGAGTTGGAGAATAAGCCCTGCATGCTGCAGGACTGTTTGGCCCTCCAAGCTGCTGAAAAATCCTTACATGATGTCCTGGTTCAAGAGTATCCCTCTTCAGCCAATTCACTTCTTACTTCAGTTTACCAAAATGTTGAGAACCCAGATGAGGGCAGTAACCACAGCAGTAATGGATCTGTTGCTGCTAGCAACTGGGTTGGCTCAGATTGGGATTGTGTTCAAGATGTTTTCCAATCCTCTCATATCCAAATTTCTGCTACTGAATCTCCTGCATATACCCTTTTAGTTCCAAATCGAGAGGGTCAAATCATAGATGTAGAAAGCAGCTCATCATTTCCTATAGAACCAAGGGAGCTGGCTAAGGATGTGAGTTTCAATTCAGTCCAAGATGGGAGTAGCTCACCAAGTGGATCAAGGAGCAAGAAAAATCGTCAGCGGGAAGACGACGATGATCTTGATGAAGGGAGGAGCAACAAGCAATCAGCTGTTTATGCTGATGAATCTGAGCTACCTGAACTGTTTGATAAGGTACTGCTCTGTCAAGGTGAAAAGCAAGAGTCTCAATCATGTTCTCCTCAGGAATCTGAGCACAAAGAGGGGAGCGGAAAGTTGCAGCTTAACAGGAAGTCAAGAGGATCCAAAGGCAAAAACACACGCAAGAAAAAACCGGATGACAATACAGGAGGGGTTGATTTATGGACACTGCTAACTCAATGTGCACAAGCTGTTGCAAGCTATGACATAAGGACTGCAAATGAGCAACTCAGGCAGATAAGGCAGCACTCTTCTCCCTACGGTGATGGAACCCAGCGATTAGCTCATTACTTAGCCAATGGCCTTGAACTACGCTTGGCTGCAGGAGTTCCCTTGAACCCAAAGATGTCAGCTGCTGATCTCTTGAGAGCTTACCAGACTTACATTACAGCATGCCCCTTCCATAAGATGTCAAATTTCTATGCTAACCGAACAATTGCAAAACTAGCAGAGAAAGCAACAAGGCTTCACATCATTGATTTTGGCGTTCTCTATGGATACCAATGGCCTTGCTTGATCCAAGGCCTCTCCAACAGACATGGTGGACCTCCCACACTTCGCATTACTGGAGTTGAGTTTCCCCAACCAGGTTTTCGGCCTTCAGAAAGGGTTGAAGCGACAGGGCGACGCCTGGCAAATTACTGCGAGAGATTTAAAGTCCCATTTGAGTATAATGTCATAGCAAAGAATTGGGAAACTATTCAGTATGAGGATATCAAAATTGACAGAGATGAGTTGATTGTTGTCAATTGCTTGTACCGATTGAAGAACCTTCCTGATGAAACAGTGACAGACAGTCCAAGGGATACAGTTTTGAAGTTGATCAGGAGAATTAACCCAGATATATTTATTCATGGTGTAGTCAATGGGTCCTATAATGCACCCTTCTTCGACACACGCTTCCGGGAAGCACTCTTCCATTTCTCTTCACTGTTCGACATGTTCGAGGAGACTCTGCCCCGAGAAGATCAACAGAGGCTACTCTTTGAAAAAGAAGTATTTGGTAGGGATGTTATCAATGTAATAGCATGTGAGGGTTCAAGGAGGTTTGAAAGGCCTGAGACATACAAGCAGTGGCAGTTTAGAAACAAGAGAGCTGGGTTTAGGCAGTTACCACTGGACCAGGAGATCTTGAAGAAAGTCAGGAGTATGGTAACGTCAGAATACCATAAAGATTTCGTTGTTGACGAGGATGGCATGTGGGTCTTGCAGGGATGGAAAGGCAGAATAATTCATGCTATATCATACTGGAAACCTGTTTGA